The genome window CCCGTGGCGGCCAACAGGAACACACCAGAGCACAAGGTGACGACACGGATGGATGCCGGCAACGACCGCAAGGCATCGATCACACGAGGATGGCTGGCGGCCGCGGCCGGGCCCTGTGTCCACAGCGATGGGATCACCACCAGGGTGGCCTCGGAAAGCCGCTCCGGCCCGCCCTCCACGGCCAGCAGGCCATCCGGGTGAGCGACCGGCGCGCCATCCTCACTCACCCGAATGAGCTCGAAGCGATGAGGGCCAGGCATCTGGTTGCCCATGCGAAACACGTCAAGCACCAACCCCACACTGCCCAGACTGTGCTGGGGACAGATCACCACCGCGATGCGGTGTCGCTGCCGGGGTGCCCGCACACCGCCGCTGGCGGATGCACCAGAAGGTGTGCTCCGATGATTGTCCATATCAGCCTCAAAGATGTCATTTACGACAATACCACGGGCACCGCTGGATCCGCACAATGGCGCGCATGTTCCAGCCCCCTGCGCGTGACGCACACACCATGCATCGGCCCATCCTGCACCATTACAACGAGTCCCCCTATGCCGAAAAAGCCCGCCTGATGCTGGGCTACAAGGGCCTGGCCTGGCGCTCCGTGAAGGTGCCCCGCATCGCGCCCAAGCCAGACCTGACGGCCTTGACGGGGGGCTACCGCAAGGTGCCGGTGCTGCAAATGGGCGCCGACGTTTATGCCGACACCCGCCTGATCGCCGAAGTGCTTGACGGGCTGACACCCTCCCCTCCGCTGACAGCGCGTCGTGGGCATTTTGACGACGTCATCGCGCACTGGGTGGACAACGTGCTCTTTGGCAAGGCGGTGGGCTACACCTTTGGCGCATTGGCCGACGTGCTGCCGGAGGCTTTGCTGGCCGACCGTGCCGCCTTGCGCGGCGCCCCGCTGGATCGCGCGGCGCTCAAGCAAGCACTGCCAACCATCACGCAAGAGTTGACAGGCCTCATGGGATGGCTGGGCACCGCGCTGGGTGGCACCTCGCCCTTTGTGAACGGCAGCACCCCTGGCAATGGCGATTTCACCTTGTACGCCACCTTGTGGTTCATGCAAAACGGCGGATTCGATTTCTCTCACTGCCCTGCGGCGCAGGCCTGGATGGGGCGCATGGCGGCGTTCGGCCATGGAGAGCGGCAGGAAATCTCGGCTGAAGAGGCTTTGATCGAAGCCGCTGCGGCCCTGCCCGCCCCCTTGCCTTGCGAGCCCTTCACCCCCGAGAGCGGCGGGCTGCAAGCCGGCCAAACCGTGGTGGTCACGCCCGAACAACTGGGGCGTGGCACGAGTGTGACCGGGGCCCTGGTGAGCTTGCTGAATCACCGCATGACGCTTCGTCTGCACACGGCGCGCTGCGGCGAGGTGCATGTGCACTTTCCGCGCGCAGGTTACCGGATTGAACCCGTTTGAGACTGCGCCATGCGCGCCCATGCCATGCCAACCCTGACGCTCTATACCTTTGCCATGTCTCACTACAGCGAAAAGATCCGCTGGACGCTGGACGTGAGCCACATCGCTTACCGAGAAGTCTGCCTGAGCCCGGCCTTCCACATCGCACCGGCCCTGCGCATGGGGGGGCGCGGCCAGACCACCTTGCCCATCATTCAAGGCGATGGCGAGTCGGTTCAGGACAGCCCCCGCATCCTGCGCTGGTTGCAGGCCCACCATGGCCCGCTGGCCGTGATGCCCTCGGAGTTCGATACCTTGCTGCGCGATGTGGAGCGCCGAATCGATGCCATCGGCAAAGATGTGGCGCGGCTGCTTTATGCAGGCGCCTTTGGGGTGGCCGACGAGCACATCCTCAAATTGTGGACCGACCATGCCAGCCCGCTGCAGGCCGCCTTCATCCGCACGTCGTATCCGATCATGCGGTGGGTGTTCAGGCAAAAGCTGCAGATCAAGCCGCGGCGCGTGGCGCTGGCCAGGCAACGCATCGCCGAGACGCTGGATTGGCTGGAGCGGCAATTGTCCAACGGTCGCATCCACCTGGTGGGCGAAAGCCTGACCGTGGCCGACATCACCGCCGCATCGCTGCTGGCACCGCTGGCCTGCCCGGACCAACACCCGGTCTATGGTGATCCGGCGTACCGCGAGGGCATGCGCATGGCCCTGCAGGAATGGGCGGACCGCCCGGCCATCGCCTGGGTGTTGCACATGTATGCACAACATCGTGGTCCCATGCGGGGTGGCGCGCTCCAGGTGCCGCAGAACAGGCAGAATGGGTCTTGAAGGAGACCATGACATGAACCAGGACGAGATGAAAGCCCTGCTGCAGACACTGCACACCGAACTGGCTGCCCGCCCCCAGGTGGATGCCGCCACCCGTGAGGCTCTGCAAGCGCTGGATGCCGACATCCAGCGGGTGCTGGCGCAATCGGGTGCGGCAGCCAACGACCCTCAAGGCCCTGGCGAACAGGATGACATCACCGTGCTGGCGCAAACGCTGGAAGCCCGCCTGGAGGCGGATCATCCCGTGTTGGTGGGCACGCTGCGCGATCTGATGGACCGCCTGGGCAAGATGGGGATCTGAGTTGGTCCGCGCTCACTGAGCCAAGGCCTGGCCAAGATCGGCCAGGCTGGCTGCCACCAGGGTGCGGGTGTAGGCGTGCTGCGGCTGCGTGAGCACCTGCTGCACCGGCCCGTGCTCGACCACCTGGCCCGCCTTCATCACGATCACGTCGTGGGCCATGGCCGCCACCACCTCCACATCGTGGGTGATGAGCAGGTAGCTCAGGCCCCGCTCGCGCTGGAAGCGCTGCAACAGGGCCAGGATCTGTTTCTGGATGGTCACGTCCAGGGCGCTGGTGGGCTCGTCCAGCACCAGCACCTGCGGCTCGACGATCAGCGCCCGCGCCATGGCCAGACGCTGGCGCTGGCCACCCGAGAACTCGTGCGGGTAGCGCGACAACAGGCGAGGAAACTGGGCCTCGGTCAGACCCACCTCGGCCAGCATGGCCTCCACGCGTGCGCGACGTTGCGCCGCATCCACCTCCGGGTGGTGAATGAGCAGCCCCTCGCCCACCAGCTCTTCCACCGTCATGCGGGGTGAGAGTGACGAGAACGGGTCCTGAAACACCACCTGCACCTGCCGCCGCAAAGGTTTGTCGCGCCGGGGCTGGTGCTGCCAGGCCTGGCCCATGACGGTCAGCCCCCCTTCGGCGGGCTGCAAACCCAGCGCGGCCAGCGCCAGTGTGGATTTGCCAGAGCCTGATTCACCGATCACGGCCAGCGTGTGACCGGCCTTGAGCTGGAAGTTGACGCCGCGCACCGCATCGAACCGGCCGGAGCGGAACCAACCCGCCACACCGGGGCGGGGCACCTTGTAGCCCACGTCCACGCCCTGCCCTTGCACCTGCACGACCGCATTGGCGGGGGGCTGGTAAGCGGTGTCGCGCAATGGGCGGCTGTCCAGCAGCTTGCGGGTGTAGGGGTGCTCAGGGGTGGTAAACACGGTTTGCACCGGGCCGGTTTCCACCAGCACGCCGCGCTCCATCACGGCCACGCGGTCAGCAAAGTGGCGCACCAGGTGCAGGTCGTGCGTGATCATGAGCACCGCCATGCCATGTTGACGCTGCAAATCGGCCAGCAGATCGAGGATCTGGCCGCGCAGGGTCACATCCAGCGCGGTGGTGGGCTCGTCGGCCAGCAAGAGCTTGGGCTGACAGGCCAGTGCCATGGCGATCATGGCCCGCTGACGCTGCCCACCCGACAACTGGTGGGGATAGGCCTGGGCCCGGCGCGCCGGCTCCGGGATGCCGGTGGTGGCCAGCAACTCCACCGCACGGCGCCAGGCTTCCTTGCGGGTGGTGAGCTGGTGCAGCTCGATCACTTCGGCGATCTGGTCGCCAATCGTGTACAGCGGGTTCAGCGCCGTCATGGGCTCCTGAAAGATGACGGCCACGTCGCGGCCGCGCACCTCGCGCAGGCTGGGCTCGTCCAGGGCCAAGAGGTCGCGCCGCCCTTCGGGCGTGTTGAGCCAGGCCTGGCCGCTCACCTGGGCCTGGGGCAGCAAGCGCAGCAGGCTGAGCGCCGTGATGCTCTTGCCCGAACCCGACTCTCCCACCAGGGCCAGTTTTTCGCCCGGGGCGATCTGCAGGTCCAGCCCATGCACCACGGGCTTGCCGGCAAAGCCCACCTGCAGGCCACGCACATCGAGCAAAGGCACGGGGCCACTCATCACATCTGCTCCTTGCGGGGGTCCAGCGCATCGCGCAGGGCATCGCCCATGAAGGTCAACAACAGCAAGGTGCTCACCAGCACCGCGAAGGTGGACAGCGAAATCCACCAGGCGTCGAGGTTGTTCTTGCCCTGCTCCAGCAATTCGCCCAGGCTGGGGGTGCCCAGCGGCACGCCCAGGCCCAGAAAGTCGAGCGAGGTGAGCGCCAGAATGGCCGCGCTCATGCGGAACGGCAGGAAGGTGACCACGGGCGTCATGCTGTTGGGCAGGATGTGGCGGCGGATGACCTGCCAGTTGCTCAGGCCCATGGCACGGGCGGCACGCACGTAATCCAGCTGGCGGTTGCGCAAGAACTCGGCGCGCACGTAATCCGACAGGCTGATCCAGCCGAACAGGCTGAGCAAGAGCAGCAGCAGGCCCAGGCTGGGCGAAAACACCGCCGAGAAGATGATGAGCAGGTACAGCTCGGGCATGGAGCCCCAGATCTCGATGCCGCGCTGCATCAAGAGGTCGGTGCGCCCGCCATAAAAGCCCTGGATGGCCCCCACCACCACACCCAGCAGCACGCCAATCGCCGTCAGCGCCAGGCCAAACAGCACCGACACGCGAAAGCCATACAGCAGGCGCGCGAACACATCACGGCCTCGGTCGTCAGTGCCCAGCCAATTCTCGGCCGATGGCGGCGCCGGGTTGGGCGAGGACGCAAAGTAGTTGATGGTGCTGTGGTGCGATCGGTTCAGCGGGTACAGCGCCCAGTTGCCGGGTTGCTGGAACTGCTCCAGGATGAAGGGGTCGAGGTAGTCGGTAGAGGTTTCGAAATCACCGCCGAAGGTGGTTTCGGGCAGGTCTTGCACCACGGGCACAAACCACTGGCCCTGGTAACGCGCCAGCAGGGGCTTGTCGTTGGAGATCAGCTCGGCCACCAGGCTGAGCACCACCAGCGTCACAAACAGCACCATGCTCCAGTAACCCAGGCGGTTTTGTTTGAACCGCAGCCAGGCGCGCCGGGATGGCGACAGGCCCAAGGGCACGGCCGGGGCCACAGAAGTGGAAGGGGTAGGCATCGTGGCGCTGCTCATGCTCAACCGTCCAGCTTCACACGGGGGTCGACCCACACATAACAAAGATCACTGATGAGCTTGGTGAACAAGCCGATCAGGGTGAACAGGTACAAGGTGCCCATGACCACGGGGTAGTCACGCCGAATGACCGACTCGTACCCCAACAGGCCCAGGCCATCCAGGGTGAACAGGGTTTCGATCAGCAGCGAGCCCGCAAAGAAGGCACCAATGAAGGCCGCCGGGAAGCCGGTCACCAGGGGGATGAGGGCGTTGCGGAACACGTGCTTCCACAACACGCGGCGCTCGGCCAGGCCTTTGGCGCGGGCGGTGAGCACGTACTGCTTGCGGATCTCGTCCAGAAACGCGTTTTTGGTGAGCATGGTGACCACGGCAAAACTGCCCAGCACGCTGGCCGTGACCGGCAATGTGATGTGCCAGAGGTAATCCACCACCTTGCCCCACAGGCTGAGTTCTTCCCAGTTGGCTGAGGTGAGCCCGCGCAGCGGGAACCACTGCAGGAACGAGCCGCCCCCAAACAGCACCAGCAAGGCCACGCCCAAGACGAATCCTGGGATGGCATAGCCCGCCAGCACGAGCAGGCTGGTCGTCATGTCAAAGCGTGAGCCTGCCCGCACCGCCTTGGCGATGCCCAGCGGCACCGACACCAGGTAGCTCAGAAAGAAGGTCCACAGCCCCAAGCTGATGGAGACGGGCAGCTTTTCCTTGATCAGCGTCCACACATCCTTGTGATGCACAAAGCTGCGCCCCAGGTCGAAGGTGGCGTACGACAC of Aquabacterium sp. A3 contains these proteins:
- a CDS encoding microcin C ABC transporter permease YejB → MWAYILKRLLLMVPTLLGVLLLTFTVIQFVPGGPVEQVLSQLNARTTGGEKAGPASDYRGRQGVDPAQVEELKKLYGFDKPAHVRFVDMVVSYATFDLGRSFVHHKDVWTLIKEKLPVSISLGLWTFFLSYLVSVPLGIAKAVRAGSRFDMTTSLLVLAGYAIPGFVLGVALLVLFGGGSFLQWFPLRGLTSANWEELSLWGKVVDYLWHITLPVTASVLGSFAVVTMLTKNAFLDEIRKQYVLTARAKGLAERRVLWKHVFRNALIPLVTGFPAAFIGAFFAGSLLIETLFTLDGLGLLGYESVIRRDYPVVMGTLYLFTLIGLFTKLISDLCYVWVDPRVKLDG
- a CDS encoding glutathione S-transferase family protein, producing the protein MRAHAMPTLTLYTFAMSHYSEKIRWTLDVSHIAYREVCLSPAFHIAPALRMGGRGQTTLPIIQGDGESVQDSPRILRWLQAHHGPLAVMPSEFDTLLRDVERRIDAIGKDVARLLYAGAFGVADEHILKLWTDHASPLQAAFIRTSYPIMRWVFRQKLQIKPRRVALARQRIAETLDWLERQLSNGRIHLVGESLTVADITAASLLAPLACPDQHPVYGDPAYREGMRMALQEWADRPAIAWVLHMYAQHRGPMRGGALQVPQNRQNGS
- a CDS encoding DUF4404 family protein, whose translation is MNQDEMKALLQTLHTELAARPQVDAATREALQALDADIQRVLAQSGAAANDPQGPGEQDDITVLAQTLEARLEADHPVLVGTLRDLMDRLGKMGI
- a CDS encoding ABC transporter permease codes for the protein MPTPSTSVAPAVPLGLSPSRRAWLRFKQNRLGYWSMVLFVTLVVLSLVAELISNDKPLLARYQGQWFVPVVQDLPETTFGGDFETSTDYLDPFILEQFQQPGNWALYPLNRSHHSTINYFASSPNPAPPSAENWLGTDDRGRDVFARLLYGFRVSVLFGLALTAIGVLLGVVVGAIQGFYGGRTDLLMQRGIEIWGSMPELYLLIIFSAVFSPSLGLLLLLLSLFGWISLSDYVRAEFLRNRQLDYVRAARAMGLSNWQVIRRHILPNSMTPVVTFLPFRMSAAILALTSLDFLGLGVPLGTPSLGELLEQGKNNLDAWWISLSTFAVLVSTLLLLTFMGDALRDALDPRKEQM
- a CDS encoding ABC transporter ATP-binding protein; its protein translation is MSGPVPLLDVRGLQVGFAGKPVVHGLDLQIAPGEKLALVGESGSGKSITALSLLRLLPQAQVSGQAWLNTPEGRRDLLALDEPSLREVRGRDVAVIFQEPMTALNPLYTIGDQIAEVIELHQLTTRKEAWRRAVELLATTGIPEPARRAQAYPHQLSGGQRQRAMIAMALACQPKLLLADEPTTALDVTLRGQILDLLADLQRQHGMAVLMITHDLHLVRHFADRVAVMERGVLVETGPVQTVFTTPEHPYTRKLLDSRPLRDTAYQPPANAVVQVQGQGVDVGYKVPRPGVAGWFRSGRFDAVRGVNFQLKAGHTLAVIGESGSGKSTLALAALGLQPAEGGLTVMGQAWQHQPRRDKPLRRQVQVVFQDPFSSLSPRMTVEELVGEGLLIHHPEVDAAQRRARVEAMLAEVGLTEAQFPRLLSRYPHEFSGGQRQRLAMARALIVEPQVLVLDEPTSALDVTIQKQILALLQRFQRERGLSYLLITHDVEVVAAMAHDVIVMKAGQVVEHGPVQQVLTQPQHAYTRTLVAASLADLGQALAQ
- a CDS encoding glutathione S-transferase family protein is translated as MFQPPARDAHTMHRPILHHYNESPYAEKARLMLGYKGLAWRSVKVPRIAPKPDLTALTGGYRKVPVLQMGADVYADTRLIAEVLDGLTPSPPLTARRGHFDDVIAHWVDNVLFGKAVGYTFGALADVLPEALLADRAALRGAPLDRAALKQALPTITQELTGLMGWLGTALGGTSPFVNGSTPGNGDFTLYATLWFMQNGGFDFSHCPAAQAWMGRMAAFGHGERQEISAEEALIEAAAALPAPLPCEPFTPESGGLQAGQTVVVTPEQLGRGTSVTGALVSLLNHRMTLRLHTARCGEVHVHFPRAGYRIEPV